Proteins found in one Panthera tigris isolate Pti1 chromosome B3, P.tigris_Pti1_mat1.1, whole genome shotgun sequence genomic segment:
- the ALDH6A1 gene encoding methylmalonate-semialdehyde dehydrogenase [acylating], mitochondrial, with protein sequence MAAAVAAAAAVRTRILQVSSKVNSTWYPASSFSSSVPTVKLFIDGKFVESKSDKWIDIHNPATNEVIGHVPLATKAEMDTAVASCKRAFPAWADTSVLSRQQILLRYQQLIKENLKEIAKLITLEQGKTLADAEGDVFRGLQVVEHACSVTSLLLGETMPSITKDMDLYSYRLPLGVCAGIAPFNFPAMIPLWMFPMAIVCGNTFLLKPSERVPGASMLLAKLFQDSGAPDGTLNIIHGQHEAVNFICDHPDIKAISFVGSNQAGEYIFERGSRHGKRVQANMGAKNHGVVMPDANKENTLNQLVGAAFGAAGQRCMALSTAILVGEAKKWLPELVERAKNLRVNAGDQPGADLGPLITPQAKERVCNLIDSGTKEGASILLDGRKIKVKGYENGNFVGPTIISNVKPTMTCYKEEIFGPVLVVLETDTLDEAIKIVNDNPYGNGTAIFTTNGATARKYSHLVDVGQVGVNVPIPVPLPMFSFTGSRSSFRGDTNFYGKQGIQFYTQLKTITSQWKEEDATLSSPAVVMPTMGR encoded by the exons GTCTCTTCCAAGGTGAATTCCACTTGGTATCCAgcatcctccttttcttcttcagtg CCAACTGTAAAGCTCTTCATTGATGGGAAATTTGTTGAATCCAAAAGTGACAAATGGATTGACATCCACAACCCA GCCACCAATGAGGTCATTGGTCACGTTCCTCTGGCCACCAAGGCCGAAATGGACACGGCTGTTGCTTCCTGCAAACGTGCTTTTCCCGCATGGGCGGACACTTCAGTATTAAGCCGCCAGCAGATCCTGCTCCGCTATCAACAACTCATTAAAGAAAACTTG aAAGAAATCGCCAAGTTAATCACGTTGGAACAAGGGAAGACCCTCGCTGATGCGGAAGGAGATGTATTCCGAGGCCTTC AGGTGGTTGAGCATGCCTGCAGTGTAACATCCCTCCTGCTGGGAGAGACTATGCCATCCATCACCAAAGACATGGACCTTTATTCCTACCGTCTGCCTCTGGGGGTGTGCGCGGGCATTGCTCCATTCAATTTTCCTGCCATGATCCCCCTGTGGATGTTTCCAATGGCCATAGTGTGTGGAAATACCTTCCTACTGAAACCATCAGAGCGAGTTCCTGGAGCAAGCATGCTTCTTGCTAAGTTGTTCCAGGACTCTGGTGCCCCAGATGGAACACTAAATATCATCCATGGACAACATGAAG ctGTAAACTTTATTTGTGATCATCCGGATATCAAAGCAATCAGCTTTGTGGGATCCAACCAGGCAGGAGAGTACATCTTCGAGAGAGGGTCAAGACATGGCAAGAGAGTTCAAGCCAATATG gGAGCCAAGAACCATGGAGTAGTCATGCCAGATGCCAATAAGGAAAATACCCTGAACCAACTGGTTGGGGCAGCCTTTGGAGCTGCTGGTCAGCGCTGCATGGCTCTTTCCACAGCAATCCTTGTAGGAGAAGCTAAGAAGTGGCTGCCAGAGCTGGTGGAGCGTGCCAAAAACCTGAGAGTCAATGCAG GAGACCAGCCTGGAGCTGATCTTGGCCCTCTGATCACCCCCCAGGCCAAAGAGCGAGTCTGTAATCTGATTGATAGTGGAACAAAGGAGGGAGCTTCTATCCTCCTTGATGGTcgaaaaattaaagtgaaaggCTATGAAAATGGCAACTTTGTTGGACCAACCATCATCTCAAATGTCAAG CCAACTATGACCTGTTACAAAGAGGAGATTTTTGGTCCAGTTCTTGTGGTTCTGGAGACAGACACTTTGGATGAAGCCATCAAGATTGTAAATGATAATCCATATGGAAATGGAACCGCCATCTTCACCACCAATGGAGCCACTGCTCGGAAATATTCCCACCTGGTGGATGTTGGACAG GTGGGGGTAAATGTCCCTATTCCAGTGCCTTTGCCAATGTTCTCATTCACCGGTTCTCGATCTTCCTTCAGAGGAGACACCAATTTCTATGGCAAACAG GGCATCCAATTCTACACTCAGCTAAAGACCATCACTTCTCAGTGGAAAGAAGAAGATGCTACTCTTTCCTCACCTGCCGTAGTCATGCCTACCATGGGCCGTTAG